The following coding sequences lie in one Pseudomonas svalbardensis genomic window:
- the fkpB gene encoding FKBP-type peptidyl-prolyl cis-trans isomerase: MAEQRIRQNTEVTLHFALRLENGDTVDSTFDKAPATFKVGDGNLLPGFEAALFGFKAGDKRTLTIQPENAFGQPNPQNVQIIPRSQFKDMELSPGLLVIFNDAANTELPGVVKVFDDEQVTIDFNHPLAGKTLTFDVEIINVIAL, translated from the coding sequence TTGGCTGAGCAACGCATCCGCCAGAACACGGAAGTCACCTTGCACTTTGCACTGCGCCTGGAGAACGGCGACACCGTCGACAGCACCTTCGACAAAGCCCCGGCGACCTTCAAGGTCGGTGACGGCAACCTGTTGCCAGGGTTCGAAGCAGCGCTGTTCGGCTTCAAGGCTGGTGACAAGCGCACGCTGACGATTCAGCCGGAAAACGCTTTTGGCCAACCCAACCCGCAGAACGTACAGATCATCCCGCGCTCGCAGTTCAAGGATATGGAACTGTCGCCTGGCTTGCTGGTGATCTTCAACGATGCGGCCAATACTGAGTTGCCCGGTGTGGTGAAGGTATTCGATGACGAGCAAGTGACCATCGACTTCAACCACCCGCTGGCCGGCAAGACATTGACCTTTGACGTCGAGATCATCAACGTCATAGCGCTGTAA
- the proB gene encoding glutamate 5-kinase: protein MRSKVTGAQRWVVKIGSALLTADGKGLDRAAMGVWVEQMVALHEAGVELVLVSSGAVAAGMSRLGWTVRPSAMHELQAAAAIGQMGLVQAWESSFAEHGRHTAQILLTHDDLSDRKRYLNARSTLRALVELKVIPVINENDTVVTDEIRFGDNDTLAALVANLVEADLLVILTDRDGMFDADPRNNPNANLIYEARADDPALDAVAGGTGGALGRGGMQTKLRAARLAARSGAHTIIVGGRIERVLDRLKAGERIGTLLSPERGLLAARKQWLAGHLQTRGTLVLDAGAVTALSTGNKSLLPVGVKLVQGSFRRGEMVVCVAPDGREIARGLANYSALEAQKIIGQSSEAIVGLLGYMAEPELVHRDNLILV, encoded by the coding sequence ATGCGGAGCAAGGTGACAGGTGCGCAGCGTTGGGTTGTGAAGATCGGCAGCGCTTTGCTGACGGCGGACGGCAAGGGCCTCGATCGCGCGGCAATGGGTGTTTGGGTCGAGCAGATGGTGGCTTTGCATGAGGCTGGCGTCGAGTTGGTGCTGGTGTCCTCCGGGGCGGTGGCGGCCGGCATGAGCCGTTTGGGCTGGACCGTACGACCCAGTGCGATGCACGAGTTGCAGGCCGCTGCCGCCATCGGTCAGATGGGGTTGGTGCAGGCCTGGGAGTCGAGCTTTGCCGAGCATGGCCGGCATACCGCGCAGATTCTCCTGACCCACGACGACTTGTCTGACCGCAAGCGCTACCTGAATGCCCGCAGCACCTTGCGCGCGCTGGTCGAGCTGAAAGTTATTCCGGTGATCAACGAGAACGACACCGTGGTCACTGATGAAATACGTTTCGGCGACAACGACACGCTCGCGGCGCTGGTGGCCAACCTGGTCGAGGCTGATCTGTTGGTGATCCTCACGGATCGCGATGGCATGTTCGACGCCGATCCGCGCAACAACCCTAACGCCAACCTGATTTACGAAGCGCGCGCCGATGATCCGGCGCTGGATGCGGTGGCGGGCGGTACAGGTGGTGCGCTGGGTCGTGGCGGCATGCAGACCAAATTGCGTGCTGCGCGGCTGGCGGCTCGCTCCGGTGCGCATACCATCATCGTCGGCGGACGTATTGAGCGCGTGCTGGATCGTCTCAAGGCAGGCGAGCGCATCGGCACCTTGCTGTCGCCTGAGCGCGGTCTGTTGGCGGCGCGCAAGCAATGGCTGGCCGGGCACCTGCAAACCCGTGGCACGCTTGTGCTGGATGCTGGTGCGGTGACGGCGCTGTCCACAGGCAACAAAAGTTTGCTGCCTGTGGGTGTCAAGCTGGTCCAGGGCAGCTTCCGTCGTGGCGAGATGGTGGTTTGCGTGGCACCGGACGGTCGTGAGATCGCCCGAGGCCTGGCCAACTACAGCGCGCTGGAAGCACAAAAAATCATCGGTCAGTCGTCTGAGGCGATTGTCGGTCTGTTGGGTTACATGGCGGAGCCGGAACTGGTTCACCGCGATAACCTGATCCTGGTCTGA
- the ispH gene encoding 4-hydroxy-3-methylbut-2-enyl diphosphate reductase: MQIKLANPRGFCAGVDRAIEIVNRALEVFGPPIYVRHEVVHNKFVVEDLRARGAIFVEELDQVPDDVIVIFSAHGVSQAVRTEAAGRGLKVFDATCPLVTKVHIEVARYSRDGRECILIGHAGHPEVEGTMGQYDGSNGGAIYLVEDEKDVAALQVSNPEKLAFVTQTTLSMDDTSRVIDALRTRFPAIGGPRKDDICYATQNRQDAVKQLADECDVVLVVGSPNSSNSNRLRELAERMATPAYLIDGAEDLQKSWFDGVERIGITAGASAPEVLVRGVIQQLQAWGATGADELAGREENITFSMPKELRVRSLL, encoded by the coding sequence ATGCAAATCAAACTCGCCAACCCCCGTGGCTTCTGCGCCGGTGTGGACCGGGCGATCGAAATCGTCAACCGCGCCCTGGAAGTCTTCGGGCCGCCGATCTACGTGCGCCACGAAGTGGTCCACAACAAATTCGTCGTCGAAGACCTGCGTGCTCGCGGGGCTATCTTCGTCGAAGAACTGGATCAGGTGCCGGACGACGTCATCGTGATCTTCAGTGCCCACGGTGTTTCCCAGGCCGTGCGTACCGAAGCCGCCGGTCGTGGCCTGAAGGTGTTCGACGCCACTTGCCCGCTGGTGACCAAGGTACACATCGAAGTTGCACGCTACAGCCGCGACGGCCGTGAATGCATTCTCATCGGCCACGCCGGTCACCCGGAAGTCGAAGGCACCATGGGCCAGTACGATGGCAGCAATGGTGGCGCGATCTACCTGGTCGAAGACGAGAAAGACGTCGCCGCCTTGCAGGTGAGCAACCCTGAAAAACTGGCGTTCGTGACCCAGACTACCCTGTCCATGGACGATACCAGCCGCGTCATCGACGCCCTGCGTACACGCTTCCCGGCTATCGGTGGTCCACGCAAGGACGACATCTGCTACGCCACGCAAAACCGTCAGGATGCGGTCAAGCAACTGGCCGACGAGTGCGACGTGGTACTGGTGGTCGGCAGCCCGAACAGCTCCAACTCCAATCGCTTGCGTGAACTGGCCGAGCGCATGGCCACCCCGGCCTACCTGATCGACGGCGCCGAGGACCTGCAAAAGAGCTGGTTCGACGGTGTCGAGCGTATCGGCATCACCGCTGGCGCTTCAGCACCGGAAGTCCTGGTGCGTGGCGTGATCCAGCAGTTGCAGGCGTGGGGCGCGACCGGTGCCGATGAACTGGCCGGTCGTGAGGAGAACATTACCTTCTCCATGCCTAAAGAGTTGCGCGTCCGCTCCCTGCTTTAA
- a CDS encoding CreA family protein — protein sequence MRVAKGLLGLLLAMPLLASAEEIGQVSTVFKFVGPNDRIVVEAFDDPKVEGVTCYLSRAKTGGVKGGLGLAEDRAEASIACRQVGPISFKGELKDGDEVFKERTSLVFKTMQVVRFLDKKRNTLVYLVYSDRVIEGSPQNAVTAIPILPWAQAQ from the coding sequence ATGCGCGTGGCAAAAGGATTGTTGGGTCTGCTGTTGGCGATGCCGCTGCTGGCCTCGGCCGAGGAGATTGGTCAGGTGTCAACGGTGTTCAAGTTTGTCGGCCCGAACGACCGCATCGTCGTTGAGGCGTTTGATGATCCAAAGGTTGAGGGTGTGACCTGTTACCTGTCGCGGGCCAAGACGGGTGGCGTGAAGGGTGGTTTGGGATTGGCTGAGGATCGCGCAGAAGCGTCTATCGCTTGTCGTCAGGTCGGGCCGATCAGCTTCAAAGGCGAGTTGAAGGATGGTGACGAGGTATTCAAGGAGCGCACGTCGCTGGTGTTCAAGACTATGCAGGTGGTGCGATTCCTCGACAAGAAGCGCAATACGCTTGTGTACCTGGTCTATAGTGATCGTGTGATCGAAGGTAGTCCGCAGAATGCGGTCACCGCCATCCCTATCCTGCCGTGGGCGCAGGCTCAGTAA
- the murJ gene encoding murein biosynthesis integral membrane protein MurJ encodes MNLLKSLAAVSSITMLSRILGFVRDTLIARTFGAGMATDAFFIAFKLPNLLRRIFAEGAFSQAFVPILAEYKSQKGEEATRTFIAYVSGLLTLVLALVTALGMIAAPWVIWATAPGFTDTPEKFELTASLLRVTFPYILLISLSSLAGAILNTYNRFSVPAFVPTLLNVSMIIFSVFLTPYFDPPVMALGWAVLVGGLAQLLYQLPHLKKIGMLVLPRLNLRDSGVWRVMKQMLPAILGVSVSQISLIINTIFASFLVAGSVSWMYYADRLMELPSGVLGVALGTILLPTLAKTYASKDRQEYSRILDWGLRLCFMLVLPCSLALGILAEPLTVSLFQYGQFSAFDASMTQRALIAYSVGLLGIIVIKVLAPGFYAQQNIRTPVKIAIFTLIVTQLFNLVLIGPLAHAGLALAISIGACINAGLLFYQLRKQQMYEPQPGWAKFGFKLVIAVLVMSAVLMGGMHFMPAWDQGHMLERFLRLGALVVAGVVAYFGMLLLMGFRLRDFNRKALS; translated from the coding sequence ATGAATCTGCTCAAATCGTTGGCCGCCGTCAGCTCTATCACGATGCTTTCCCGGATTCTGGGGTTCGTTCGTGACACTCTCATTGCGCGCACATTTGGCGCCGGGATGGCGACTGACGCCTTCTTTATCGCCTTCAAATTGCCCAATCTGCTGCGGCGGATCTTTGCCGAGGGGGCATTTTCCCAAGCGTTCGTGCCGATTCTTGCCGAATACAAAAGCCAGAAGGGCGAGGAGGCGACGCGAACCTTCATTGCCTACGTCTCGGGTCTGCTGACGCTGGTGCTGGCGTTGGTCACCGCGTTGGGCATGATTGCTGCGCCGTGGGTCATCTGGGCGACCGCGCCGGGTTTCACCGATACGCCGGAAAAATTCGAGCTGACGGCCAGCCTGTTGCGCGTGACCTTTCCTTATATATTGCTGATCTCCCTGTCTTCATTGGCCGGGGCGATCCTCAACACGTATAACCGCTTCTCGGTGCCGGCCTTCGTGCCGACCCTGCTCAACGTCAGCATGATCATCTTTTCGGTGTTCCTGACGCCGTACTTCGATCCGCCGGTCATGGCGCTGGGCTGGGCAGTACTGGTGGGTGGTCTGGCGCAATTGCTCTATCAGCTGCCGCACCTGAAAAAGATCGGCATGCTGGTGTTGCCGCGACTGAATCTGCGTGACAGCGGCGTCTGGCGGGTCATGAAACAAATGCTGCCGGCCATTCTCGGTGTGTCCGTGAGCCAGATTTCGCTGATCATCAATACCATTTTCGCCTCGTTCCTGGTCGCCGGTTCCGTGTCATGGATGTACTACGCCGACCGTTTGATGGAATTGCCGTCCGGTGTTCTGGGTGTGGCGCTGGGTACGATTCTCCTGCCGACCCTGGCCAAGACCTACGCCAGCAAGGATCGCCAGGAATACTCGCGGATCCTCGATTGGGGGCTGCGCCTGTGTTTCATGCTGGTGTTGCCGTGCTCCCTGGCGCTGGGGATTCTCGCCGAGCCGCTGACGGTTTCTTTATTCCAGTACGGCCAGTTCAGCGCATTTGACGCCTCCATGACCCAACGGGCGCTGATCGCTTATTCTGTCGGTTTGCTCGGAATTATCGTGATCAAAGTGCTGGCGCCGGGCTTTTATGCGCAACAAAACATCCGCACGCCGGTAAAAATCGCGATTTTTACCCTGATCGTTACCCAATTGTTCAACCTGGTGTTGATCGGCCCGCTGGCCCACGCCGGTCTGGCGCTGGCCATCAGCATCGGCGCGTGCATTAACGCCGGCCTACTGTTCTATCAACTGCGCAAGCAGCAGATGTATGAGCCGCAACCGGGTTGGGCGAAGTTCGGCTTCAAGCTAGTGATTGCAGTGTTGGTGATGTCTGCTGTGTTAATGGGCGGGATGCATTTCATGCCTGCCTGGGATCAGGGGCATATGCTGGAGAGGTTCCTGCGTCTGGGCGCATTGGTCGTTGCCGGCGTGGTGGCTTATTTCGGCATGTTGCTGTTGATGGGCTTCCGTTTGCGCGACTTCAATCGCAAAGCGCTGAGCTGA
- the ribF gene encoding bifunctional riboflavin kinase/FAD synthetase, with amino-acid sequence MQLVRGLHNLRPQHRGCVATIGNFDGVHRGHQAILARLRERALELGVPSCVVIFEPQPREFFAPDTAPARLARLRDKLQMLAEEGVDRVLCLAFNHRLSKLSASEFVDTILVDGLGVQHLEVGDDFRFGCDRVGDFDFLQQAGVLQGFTVEAAQTVELDGIRVSSTQVRNALAAADFALAERLLGRPFRIAGRVLHGQKLARQLGTPTANIQLKRRRVPLTGVYLVNVDIDGKTWPGVANIGVRPTVQGDGKAHLEVHLLDFAGDLYDRRLTVVFHHKLREEQRFASLEALKTAINADVAAARALSHLAPIANEEP; translated from the coding sequence ATGCAGCTGGTTCGAGGCCTCCACAACCTGCGCCCCCAGCATCGGGGCTGTGTCGCCACTATTGGCAACTTTGACGGTGTTCACCGTGGCCACCAGGCTATCCTGGCGAGGCTCCGTGAGCGTGCGCTCGAGTTGGGCGTGCCAAGCTGCGTGGTGATTTTTGAGCCGCAGCCGCGAGAGTTTTTCGCCCCTGATACGGCGCCGGCCCGTCTGGCCCGGCTGCGGGATAAACTGCAGATGCTGGCCGAGGAAGGTGTCGACCGGGTCCTGTGCCTGGCCTTCAACCACCGCCTGAGCAAGCTCAGCGCCAGCGAATTCGTCGACACCATTCTGGTGGACGGCCTCGGTGTTCAACATCTTGAGGTCGGTGACGATTTCCGTTTCGGTTGCGACCGGGTAGGGGATTTCGATTTCCTGCAACAGGCCGGCGTTCTGCAGGGCTTTACCGTGGAAGCGGCGCAAACCGTCGAGCTGGACGGTATTCGCGTCAGCAGCACCCAGGTCCGCAATGCCCTGGCCGCTGCCGATTTTGCCTTGGCCGAGCGACTGCTCGGTCGTCCGTTCCGGATTGCCGGGCGGGTCCTGCACGGCCAGAAGCTGGCGCGCCAGTTGGGTACGCCCACGGCCAACATACAACTCAAGCGTCGTCGCGTGCCGTTGACCGGGGTTTACCTAGTCAACGTCGACATCGACGGCAAGACCTGGCCAGGCGTCGCCAACATTGGCGTGCGGCCAACCGTTCAAGGTGATGGCAAAGCCCACCTCGAAGTGCATCTTTTAGATTTTGCCGGCGATCTGTATGACCGGCGTTTGACGGTGGTTTTCCACCACAAGCTGCGTGAAGAGCAGCGTTTCGCCTCTCTGGAGGCGCTTAAGACGGCGATCAATGCGGATGTTGCCGCCGCCCGTGCCCTGTCGCACCTAGCGCCAATCGCTAATGAAGAGCCTTAA
- the rpsT gene encoding 30S ribosomal protein S20 produces the protein MANTPSAKKRAKQAEKRRSHNASLRSMVRTYIKNVVKAIDAKDAEKAQAAYVLAVPVIDRMADKGIIHKNKAARHKSRLNGHVKALNLAVAA, from the coding sequence GTGGCCAACACACCTTCCGCCAAAAAACGTGCAAAACAGGCTGAGAAGCGTCGCAGCCACAACGCCAGCCTGCGTTCCATGGTTCGTACCTACATCAAGAATGTAGTTAAGGCCATCGACGCAAAAGACGCTGAAAAAGCTCAAGCTGCTTACGTTCTGGCCGTGCCAGTTATCGACCGTATGGCCGATAAAGGCATCATCCACAAGAACAAGGCTGCTCGCCATAAGAGCCGCCTGAACGGTCACGTCAAGGCTCTGAACCTTGCTGTTGCCGCATAA
- the lspA gene encoding signal peptidase II: protein MPNAAGRFGRLSWLWLSLLVLVIDQASKFYFEGKLEMYQQIVVIPDLFSWTLAYNTGAAFSFLADSSGWQRWLFALIAVVVSAVLVVWLKRLGRNETWLAVALALVLGGALGNLYDRIAYGHVIDFILVHWQNRWYFPAFNFADSAITVGAVMLALDMFKSKKTGEAVHD from the coding sequence ATGCCTAATGCGGCTGGCCGTTTCGGACGGCTGAGCTGGCTCTGGTTGAGTTTGCTGGTCCTGGTCATCGACCAGGCCAGCAAGTTCTACTTCGAAGGCAAGCTCGAGATGTACCAGCAAATCGTGGTGATCCCCGATTTGTTCAGCTGGACCCTGGCCTATAACACGGGCGCGGCGTTCAGCTTCCTGGCCGACAGCTCCGGCTGGCAGCGCTGGTTGTTTGCCCTGATCGCGGTCGTGGTCAGTGCGGTGCTGGTAGTATGGCTCAAGCGTCTGGGGCGCAACGAAACCTGGCTGGCCGTCGCTTTGGCGCTGGTGCTGGGTGGCGCGCTGGGCAATTTGTATGACCGCATTGCCTATGGCCATGTGATCGATTTCATCCTGGTGCATTGGCAGAACCGCTGGTACTTCCCGGCGTTCAACTTTGCCGACAGTGCAATTACTGTCGGTGCCGTGATGCTTGCGCTGGACATGTTCAAAAGTAAAAAGACCGGAGAAGCCGTTCATGACTGA
- a CDS encoding IS4 family transposase — translation MRLARALELTHNIASTPNSIEGLDSLLDPSLVEQALEQAGVATLRKRRLPLEMMLWCVISMAFFRRMSAWDVVSRMNIMLPGQRPLVAPSAVVQARQRLGSEAVRQVFHLTQKSWHEAVDHPTWAGLRLLGVDGVVWRTPDTPENRARYDSASNQHGDTGFPQVRMVCQMELTSHMLIGSALDGYRSNEMKLAEQLIETTPDHSLTLFDRGFYSLGLLHQWQQAGIERHWLMPLRKGAQYEVIQRLGRQDAVVSLSTSPQARTQWPGLPERLTARLLSKTVKGKVCQILTSMADPLRFPSDEIVDLYSQRWEIELGFREMKQTLLNSSYTLRSKTPEMIEQELWGVLLGYNLLRYQMVEMSRHCPGIYPCEMSFAACTWAILGFINSVSADRSGNIPKYLAELHASAPHYVLPHRREERIYPRAIRLKSPKYPIRKKNASQLN, via the coding sequence ATGCGTCTCGCTCGGGCCCTAGAACTGACCCACAATATCGCCTCCACCCCTAACTCAATCGAGGGACTGGATTCTTTACTCGATCCATCTTTGGTCGAGCAGGCACTTGAACAGGCCGGCGTGGCGACCCTGCGCAAGCGGCGTTTGCCGCTGGAAATGATGCTTTGGTGCGTGATCTCCATGGCGTTCTTTCGACGCATGTCGGCCTGGGATGTGGTCAGCCGCATGAACATCATGCTGCCGGGACAACGTCCGCTGGTGGCGCCCAGCGCCGTAGTCCAGGCCCGTCAGCGATTAGGCAGCGAAGCTGTACGACAAGTCTTCCATCTGACTCAGAAAAGTTGGCATGAGGCCGTGGATCACCCAACTTGGGCAGGCTTGCGTTTGCTGGGGGTCGACGGTGTCGTATGGCGAACGCCCGATACACCCGAAAATCGGGCGCGCTACGATTCCGCCAGCAACCAGCATGGCGACACCGGTTTCCCCCAGGTGCGCATGGTCTGCCAAATGGAGTTGACCAGCCACATGCTGATCGGCAGCGCGTTGGATGGCTATCGCAGCAACGAAATGAAACTGGCGGAGCAACTGATCGAAACCACGCCCGATCACTCGCTGACGCTGTTCGATCGCGGTTTTTACTCCTTGGGTTTGCTGCATCAGTGGCAGCAAGCAGGCATCGAGCGGCATTGGCTGATGCCTCTGCGCAAAGGTGCGCAGTACGAAGTGATTCAGCGCTTGGGGCGCCAGGACGCTGTGGTCTCGTTGAGCACTTCGCCGCAGGCCCGCACGCAATGGCCGGGGCTGCCGGAGCGCCTGACCGCGCGATTGCTGAGCAAAACCGTCAAGGGCAAGGTTTGTCAGATCCTGACGTCGATGGCCGATCCGCTACGCTTCCCGTCCGACGAAATCGTCGACCTGTACAGCCAGCGATGGGAGATCGAATTAGGGTTTCGCGAGATGAAACAGACGCTGCTCAACAGCAGCTATACATTGCGTAGCAAGACGCCCGAGATGATCGAGCAGGAACTGTGGGGTGTGTTGCTGGGCTACAACCTGCTGCGCTACCAGATGGTGGAAATGAGCCGCCACTGTCCAGGTATTTACCCGTGCGAAATGAGCTTTGCCGCGTGTACTTGGGCAATTTTAGGGTTTATCAACAGCGTTTCGGCCGACCGTTCCGGGAACATCCCCAAATATCTGGCCGAGCTGCACGCCTCTGCCCCGCATTATGTTCTGCCGCATCGACGGGAAGAGCGCATTTATCCCCGCGCCATAAGGCTCAAATCACCGAAATATCCGATCAGAAAGAAAAATGCCAGTCAGCTTAACTGA
- the ileS gene encoding isoleucine--tRNA ligase, translating into MTDYKATLNLPDTAFPMKAGLPQREPQILQRWDSIGLYGKLREIGKDRPKFVLHDGPPYANGTIHIGHALNKILKDMIIRSKTLSGFDAPYVPGWDCHGLPIEHKVEVTHGKNLGADKTRELCRAYATEQIEGQKSEFIRLGVLGDFANPYKTMDFKNEAGEIRALAEIVKGGFVFKGLKPVNWCFDCGSALAEAEVEYENKKSSTIDVAFPIADEAKLAAAFGLPSLGKPASIVIWTTTPWTIPANQALNVHPEFNYALVDVGDKLLVLAEELVESCLARYSLEGSVIATTTGKELELINFRHPFYDRLSPVYLAEYVELGAGTGVVHSSPAYGVDDFVTCKKYGMVNDDILNPVQSNGVYATSLEFFGGQFIWKANPAIVDKLTEVGALLHTSIIEHSYMHCWRHKTPLIYRATAQWFIGMDKEPVTGDTLRKRAIKAIEETKFVPAWGQARLHSMIANRPDWCISRQRNWGVPIPFFLNKESGELHPRTAELMEEVAKRVEVEGIEAWFKMDAAELLGDEAPQYDKISDTLDVWFDSGTTHWHVLRGSHPMGHETGPRADLYLEGSDQHRGWFHSSLLTGCAIDNHAPYRELLTHGFTVDESGRKMSKSLGNVIAPQKVNDTLGADIMRLWVASTDYSGEMAVSEQILQRSADAYRRIRNTARFLLSNLTGFNPATDILPAEEMLALDRWAVDRTLLLQRELQEHYGEYRFWNVYSKIHNFCVQELGGFYLDIIKDRQYTTGVNSKARRSAQTALYHISEALVRWIAPILAFTADELWEYLPGERNESVMLNTWYEGLTELPENVELDRAYWERIMAVKVAVNKEMEIQRAAKAVGGNLQAEVTLYAEEALSADLAKLSNELRFVLITSTATVAPFVQAPADAVVTEVSGLKLQVVKSSHAKCARCWHCREDVGVNPEHPEICGRCVDNISGAGEVRHYA; encoded by the coding sequence ATGACCGACTATAAAGCCACGCTAAACCTTCCGGACACCGCCTTCCCAATGAAGGCCGGCCTGCCTCAGCGCGAACCGCAGATTCTGCAGCGCTGGGACAGCATTGGCCTGTACGGTAAGTTGCGCGAGATTGGCAAGGATCGTCCGAAGTTCGTTCTGCACGACGGTCCTCCGTACGCCAACGGCACGATTCACATCGGTCATGCGCTGAACAAGATTCTCAAGGACATGATCATCCGCTCGAAAACCCTGTCGGGTTTCGACGCGCCTTATGTTCCGGGCTGGGACTGCCACGGTCTGCCGATCGAGCACAAAGTCGAAGTGACCCACGGTAAAAACCTGGGCGCGGACAAAACCCGCGAACTATGCCGTGCCTATGCCACCGAGCAGATCGAAGGCCAGAAGTCCGAATTCATCCGTCTGGGCGTGTTGGGCGACTTTGCCAACCCGTACAAGACCATGGACTTCAAAAACGAGGCCGGTGAAATCCGCGCCCTGGCCGAAATCGTCAAGGGCGGTTTCGTGTTCAAGGGCCTGAAACCTGTGAACTGGTGCTTCGATTGCGGTTCGGCATTGGCTGAAGCAGAAGTCGAGTACGAGAACAAAAAGTCCTCGACCATCGACGTGGCGTTCCCGATTGCCGACGAAGCCAAGCTGGCTGCCGCTTTCGGCCTGCCGTCGCTGGGCAAACCCGCTTCGATCGTGATCTGGACCACCACCCCGTGGACCATCCCGGCCAACCAGGCGTTGAACGTTCACCCGGAATTCAACTACGCCCTGGTCGACGTTGGCGACAAACTGCTGGTGCTGGCTGAAGAGCTGGTCGAGTCGTGCCTGGCCCGTTACAGCCTGGAAGGCTCGGTCATCGCGACCACCACCGGTAAAGAGCTGGAACTGATCAACTTCCGTCACCCGTTCTACGACCGTCTGTCGCCGGTTTACCTGGCCGAGTACGTTGAACTGGGCGCTGGCACCGGCGTGGTTCACTCCTCGCCGGCCTATGGCGTAGACGACTTCGTGACCTGCAAGAAGTACGGCATGGTCAATGACGACATCCTCAACCCGGTACAGAGCAACGGCGTTTACGCAACGTCGCTGGAGTTCTTTGGCGGCCAGTTCATCTGGAAAGCCAACCCGGCCATCGTCGATAAGTTGACCGAAGTGGGTGCGCTGCTGCACACCAGCATCATCGAACACAGCTACATGCACTGCTGGCGTCACAAGACCCCGCTGATCTACCGCGCCACCGCGCAGTGGTTCATCGGCATGGACAAAGAACCTGTGACCGGCGACACCCTGCGCAAGCGGGCGATCAAAGCCATCGAAGAAACCAAGTTCGTCCCGGCCTGGGGCCAGGCGCGCCTGCACTCGATGATTGCCAACCGTCCGGACTGGTGCATCTCCCGTCAGCGCAACTGGGGCGTGCCGATCCCGTTCTTCCTGAACAAGGAAAGCGGCGAGCTGCACCCACGTACCGCCGAGCTGATGGAAGAAGTCGCCAAACGCGTCGAAGTCGAAGGCATCGAAGCCTGGTTCAAGATGGACGCCGCCGAGTTGCTCGGTGACGAAGCGCCGCAATACGACAAGATCAGCGACACCCTGGACGTCTGGTTCGATTCGGGCACCACGCACTGGCACGTTCTGCGCGGTTCGCACCCGATGGGCCACGAGACCGGTCCACGTGCCGACCTGTACCTGGAAGGTTCGGACCAGCACCGTGGCTGGTTCCACTCGTCGTTGCTGACGGGATGCGCCATCGACAACCACGCGCCATACCGCGAACTGCTGACTCACGGCTTCACCGTCGATGAGTCCGGTCGCAAGATGTCCAAGTCCCTGGGCAACGTGATCGCGCCGCAAAAGGTCAACGACACCCTGGGCGCCGACATCATGCGCCTGTGGGTCGCTTCCACCGATTACTCGGGTGAAATGGCGGTTTCCGAGCAGATCCTGCAGCGCAGTGCGGACGCTTACCGGCGTATCCGTAACACCGCGCGCTTCCTGCTCTCCAACCTGACCGGCTTCAACCCGGCCACCGACATCCTGCCGGCCGAAGAAATGCTGGCGCTGGACCGTTGGGCCGTGGACCGCACCCTGCTGCTGCAACGCGAGCTGCAAGAGCACTACGGTGAATACCGCTTCTGGAACGTCTACTCCAAGATCCACAACTTCTGCGTGCAGGAGCTGGGCGGTTTCTACCTCGACATCATCAAGGACCGTCAGTACACCACTGGCGTCAACAGCAAGGCCCGCCGTTCGGCGCAAACCGCGCTGTACCACATCTCCGAAGCGCTGGTGCGCTGGATCGCGCCGATCCTGGCATTCACCGCTGACGAACTGTGGGAATACCTGCCGGGCGAGCGTAACGAATCGGTAATGCTCAACACCTGGTACGAAGGTCTGACCGAGCTGCCGGAAAACGTCGAGCTGGACCGCGCCTACTGGGAGCGGATCATGGCGGTGAAGGTCGCGGTCAACAAGGAAATGGAAATCCAGCGCGCGGCCAAGGCTGTCGGTGGCAACCTGCAAGCCGAAGTGACGCTGTACGCCGAAGAGGCTTTGAGCGCCGACCTGGCCAAGCTGAGCAACGAACTGCGCTTCGTATTGATCACCTCGACCGCTACTGTTGCACCGTTCGTTCAGGCGCCGGCCGATGCCGTGGTCACCGAAGTCAGCGGTTTGAAACTGCAAGTGGTCAAGTCGAGCCACGCCAAGTGCGCCCGTTGCTGGCACTGCCGTGAAGACGTCGGCGTGAACCCGGAGCATCCGGAAATCTGCGGTCGTTGCGTCGATAACATCAGCGGCGCTGGCGAGGTTCGTCACTATGCCTAA